In Arthrobacter sp. CDRTa11, one DNA window encodes the following:
- the purE gene encoding 5-(carboxyamino)imidazole ribonucleotide mutase encodes MTAEATPAAGSSTTPLVGLVMGSDSDWPVMEAAADALAEFGIPFEADVVSAHRMPTEMIRYGQTAHQRGLRVIIAGAGGAAHLPGMLASVTPLPVVGVPVPLKTLDGMDSLLSIVQMPAGVPVATVSIAGARNAGLLAVRILAAGTDELAASLRADLLEFAQDLNDVATRKGANLRQKVSEVFADGNGVLRNGR; translated from the coding sequence ATGACCGCCGAAGCAACGCCCGCTGCGGGCAGTTCGACTACTCCGCTCGTGGGGCTGGTCATGGGCTCTGATTCGGATTGGCCGGTGATGGAGGCTGCGGCCGATGCGCTGGCAGAATTCGGCATTCCCTTCGAGGCGGACGTGGTTTCCGCCCACAGAATGCCCACGGAAATGATCCGGTACGGCCAAACGGCACACCAGCGCGGGCTCCGGGTCATCATCGCCGGAGCCGGCGGCGCCGCCCACCTGCCGGGCATGCTGGCCAGCGTCACCCCGCTGCCCGTCGTCGGGGTTCCGGTGCCCCTGAAGACCCTGGACGGGATGGATTCGCTCCTGTCCATTGTCCAGATGCCCGCCGGAGTACCCGTGGCTACTGTTTCGATTGCCGGAGCACGAAACGCCGGCCTCCTTGCCGTGCGGATCCTCGCTGCCGGGACGGATGAGCTGGCGGCCTCCCTCCGCGCCGACCTGCTGGAGTTCGCCCAGGATCTCAACGACGTTGCCACCCGTAAGGGCGCCAACCTCCGGCAGAAGGTCAGCGAAGTCTTCGCTGACGGCAACGGTGTCCTCCGGAACGGCCGCTAG
- a CDS encoding 5-(carboxyamino)imidazole ribonucleotide synthase codes for MMAPAATALGFELRVLVEAEDVSAVSAVSTSPVGDYKDLQTLLEFAEGLDVMTFDHEHVPTGHLRALQEAGVNVQPGPDALVNAQDKLVMRAAIDRLELPNPQWTAVDDVPSLVVFGEQIGWPVVLKMPRGGYDGKGVRIVASAEDAALTVEWFDAMSPLLAEAKVEFSRELSALVARTPDGEARAWPVAHTIQVDGVCDEVIAPALDIPLDVAAAAEDAALRIASELGVTGVMAVELFETPGVGAGFLINELAMRPHNTGHWTQDGSVTSQFEQHLRAVLNLPLGSTDVLGPVVVMKNFLGGDNQDLFSAYPVALASEPAAKVHCYGKSVRPGRKIGHVNLLGDSTADVDSLRQRASRVAGIIRDGRVPSEEAPRISEENA; via the coding sequence ATGATGGCCCCAGCCGCCACCGCTCTCGGCTTTGAACTCCGCGTCCTTGTTGAGGCGGAAGACGTTTCAGCCGTCTCAGCCGTTTCCACCTCTCCGGTAGGGGATTACAAGGATCTCCAGACTCTCCTCGAGTTCGCGGAGGGCCTGGACGTGATGACCTTTGATCACGAGCATGTGCCCACTGGCCACCTCCGTGCACTCCAGGAGGCAGGAGTGAACGTCCAGCCCGGACCGGATGCCCTGGTCAACGCCCAGGACAAGCTGGTGATGCGTGCTGCGATCGACAGGCTCGAACTTCCGAACCCGCAGTGGACCGCCGTAGACGATGTTCCATCCCTTGTGGTCTTCGGTGAACAGATTGGCTGGCCCGTTGTCCTGAAGATGCCCCGAGGCGGCTACGACGGCAAAGGTGTGCGGATAGTCGCATCCGCTGAGGATGCGGCCCTGACCGTTGAGTGGTTCGACGCCATGAGTCCGCTCCTGGCCGAGGCAAAGGTTGAGTTCAGCCGGGAACTGTCAGCGCTGGTGGCCCGCACCCCCGACGGCGAAGCCCGGGCCTGGCCCGTGGCACACACCATCCAGGTTGACGGGGTCTGTGACGAGGTCATTGCTCCCGCGCTGGACATCCCGCTTGACGTGGCTGCGGCGGCCGAGGACGCAGCCCTGCGGATCGCCAGCGAACTGGGCGTCACGGGAGTTATGGCAGTTGAGCTGTTTGAGACACCGGGGGTCGGCGCCGGTTTCCTCATCAACGAACTGGCCATGCGCCCGCACAACACAGGCCATTGGACCCAGGACGGATCGGTGACCAGCCAATTTGAACAGCACCTCCGCGCGGTCCTTAACCTTCCCCTCGGCTCCACGGACGTCTTGGGCCCCGTGGTGGTGATGAAAAATTTCCTGGGCGGCGATAACCAGGACCTGTTTTCCGCGTATCCCGTGGCTCTGGCAAGTGAACCGGCCGCGAAAGTGCATTGTTATGGCAAGTCGGTGCGCCCCGGCCGGAAGATCGGCCATGTCAACCTGCTGGGTGATTCCACCGCCGACGTCGACTCCCTCCGCCAACGGGCGTCAAGGGTGGCAGGGATCATCCGGGACGGCCGGGTGCCGTCCGAAGAAGCACCACGGATTTCTGAGGAGAACGCATGA
- a CDS encoding GtrA family protein, with protein sequence MFNTLADRIRGLASLFWREVAKFGAVGGVAFVIDNGLTYFLMHGPMTDSEAKARFVGASVATLFSWIANRLWTFRHRRQANVLREFLMFILINGIGIGISTGFTAIAKYSLNVTDKNMLFAAGVVGILVATVVRFFAYRFLVFNEELDQEPEFSHDHELIELHHKEHHKEHQPTAEAGAEDSARSPESNRRP encoded by the coding sequence ATGTTTAACACACTTGCAGATCGTATCCGGGGGCTCGCCTCGCTGTTTTGGCGCGAGGTGGCCAAGTTCGGAGCTGTGGGCGGTGTGGCGTTTGTCATTGACAACGGGCTGACGTACTTCCTGATGCACGGTCCGATGACCGACAGCGAAGCGAAGGCCCGTTTTGTCGGCGCCAGCGTGGCGACACTTTTCTCCTGGATCGCGAACCGGTTGTGGACCTTCCGGCATCGCCGGCAGGCGAACGTCCTGCGGGAATTCCTGATGTTCATCCTCATTAACGGCATTGGCATCGGGATCTCCACTGGATTTACTGCCATCGCCAAGTACTCGCTGAACGTCACGGACAAGAACATGCTGTTTGCGGCCGGCGTGGTGGGAATCCTGGTTGCCACGGTTGTCCGCTTCTTTGCCTATCGGTTCCTTGTCTTCAACGAAGAACTCGATCAGGAACCGGAGTTCTCGCACGACCACGAGCTCATTGAACTCCATCACAAGGAGCACCACAAGGAGCACCAGCCCACGGCAGAAGCCGGTGCCGAGGACAGCGCACGGTCACCGGAGAGCAACCGCCGGCCCTAG
- a CDS encoding TIGR03089 family protein — protein MNIPAIELMTALRSGHATSPRLTWYGPDSERVELSGRVLDNWVAKTSNLLQDELDAEPGMRVRLDLPAHWKSLIWALASWQLGMETLLDGGGADFLVTDKPDTFQGQYDAVVAVALPALAMRWPGELPDGVIDYASEVRSHGDVFMAHADPDASGCALSGRDGQRHLHGDLLSAFATPHEEGVRLLVSAADGLEAALANSLGAWTKGGSVVLAHPDVELTEKLLAAERIHGG, from the coding sequence ATGAACATCCCTGCTATCGAACTCATGACAGCCCTGCGCTCCGGGCACGCCACCTCCCCACGGCTGACCTGGTACGGGCCCGACTCTGAACGGGTGGAACTTTCGGGCAGAGTCCTGGACAACTGGGTGGCGAAGACCAGCAACCTGCTGCAGGACGAACTGGACGCCGAACCGGGAATGCGGGTCCGCCTGGACCTGCCCGCCCACTGGAAATCACTGATTTGGGCGCTGGCAAGCTGGCAGCTCGGCATGGAAACCCTCCTTGACGGCGGCGGCGCGGATTTCCTTGTCACCGACAAGCCAGACACGTTCCAGGGACAGTACGACGCCGTTGTGGCCGTGGCGCTGCCGGCCCTCGCCATGCGGTGGCCCGGGGAGCTGCCTGACGGCGTCATCGACTACGCCTCGGAAGTGCGTTCCCACGGCGATGTCTTCATGGCGCATGCCGATCCGGATGCATCCGGCTGCGCACTCAGTGGCCGGGACGGGCAGCGGCACCTCCACGGGGACCTGCTCAGCGCTTTTGCCACGCCGCACGAGGAAGGCGTCCGGCTACTGGTTTCCGCCGCTGACGGGCTGGAGGCAGCTTTGGCGAACTCGCTGGGCGCGTGGACAAAAGGCGGCTCCGTGGTGCTGGCACATCCCGACGTCGAGCTGACGGAGAAGCTCCTGGCCGCGGAACGGATCCACGGAGGCTAA
- a CDS encoding WhiB family transcriptional regulator: MGQVERIHEDAVVAGQATAKYRARGVPSDWYVDPADPDAAERYNQNTKDSLQDQATAFLAAHEALLDGGHDQDEDDLDPPMELQTHVAGTSSQPVWIGLPFQQDFADEGELGWQTDALCAQTDPEAFFPEKGGSTRDAKKVCGACNVRSQCLEYALANDERFGIWGGLSERERRRLRKRAI, encoded by the coding sequence TTGGGGCAAGTAGAGCGTATCCATGAAGATGCCGTCGTCGCCGGACAGGCAACGGCAAAATACCGGGCACGGGGCGTGCCGAGTGACTGGTACGTGGATCCTGCGGATCCCGATGCCGCCGAACGGTATAACCAAAACACCAAAGACTCATTGCAGGACCAGGCCACGGCTTTCCTGGCAGCACACGAAGCTCTGCTGGATGGCGGGCATGACCAGGACGAAGACGACCTGGATCCGCCCATGGAACTGCAGACGCATGTCGCCGGAACGTCGTCCCAGCCGGTATGGATCGGATTGCCCTTCCAGCAGGACTTCGCTGACGAAGGCGAGTTGGGGTGGCAGACTGACGCACTGTGTGCCCAAACGGATCCCGAAGCCTTCTTCCCGGAAAAGGGCGGATCAACGCGTGACGCCAAGAAGGTCTGCGGCGCATGCAATGTGCGGTCGCAGTGCCTTGAGTACGCCCTCGCGAACGACGAACGGTTTGGCATTTGGGGTGGCCTTTCCGAGCGCGAGCGCCGGCGCCTGAGGAAGCGGGCAATCTAA
- a CDS encoding glycosyltransferase family 2 protein, with the protein MVSHNGSAYLPRTLAALADQTRPADAVIGVDTGSRDDSVGLLEAAMGGANIVQRPHGKGGMGGAVKAGLDALAPWSGQSERAATEWIWLIHDDAAPAPEALAELLGAVERAPSVTVAGCKQLDWHAGRRLIDVGLSTSGWAERLTLIDADELDQGQYNGRSDTFAVNSAGMLVRRDIWEHLQGFDPALPGSGDDVDFCWRNRLAGHRVVVVPTARMFHVAHRPHALGNPAAARKAQVHLRLKHAPLWKVPFHAVGALVGSIFKLVLSIAVKDPGHGFSQLAATFAALGRPGAVAKGRRVAASTRRIRRSVIRKLQTPRREVWNHRRSLMEAIGADDASGQGLGQDPLADQPSGDSADDFAALTTTERGWVGNGALAAVLIASVASLLGLAGLFRAEAVSGGGLIPLSSSVGEIWHHASSWWISLGAGLPGRGDPFGYVLWILGLLGGGDANAAMAWLLLLAAPLSALTAWFASGALTARRRFRLIAALFWAAAPALQVSLNQGRVGAFVAHLMIPLMVLALLRATGSAVGHGRFLLPSPAERRFTEKPPVRPGINGMPSWTAAAAAGLAMAVVCASAPSLLIPSALIIVLCGLLLGRRGRTVWWALLPAAALFIPFGLSTLDRPRAILADPGVPLGFDAAPLWQQLLGRPLPFSPEAGLTGLPYFSGQAIPWALLLALLVGVPVLLLAAAALFVPGKRAGIARALWVSALVALAGGWLAGHVATGANADTLVTPFTGPAVSAAGFVLLGAALIGAERLLGFAEIASNASTRRNVLVRSAVALSMIILLAGPLAGMAAWSAQNLLRSTPSAAQAEETGQEALGTPRLVESVSPRTLPATAIDRGTGSERTRTLLISTKVNGTFDATLMRGAGTTLDSLSTIAAARDILGAPGAETVREDDGVTSIIRSVVATIVAGQGVDPRPELEQLGIGFVVLRSADTAAQLTASRMDAVPGLVAVGQTDVGWLWRITPLNQPVLQPADVAHRARIVDGKGAAVSLLPSGYDDVDTAVPAGAEGRLVVLAERADPGWSAWLDGRKLTSTTSGWAQAFTLPPTAGQLTIRYDNPWSVWSAIGQITVIGLTVMLAIPMPARRPNTGLSRDEGSLRKEHQNA; encoded by the coding sequence GTGGTGTCCCACAATGGCAGTGCCTATCTCCCCAGAACCCTGGCTGCCCTGGCTGACCAGACCCGGCCCGCGGACGCGGTCATCGGCGTTGACACAGGTTCACGCGACGATTCCGTTGGCCTGCTTGAGGCTGCCATGGGCGGAGCCAACATCGTCCAGCGCCCGCACGGCAAGGGCGGCATGGGTGGCGCCGTCAAGGCAGGCCTGGACGCGCTGGCGCCCTGGAGCGGTCAGTCCGAGAGGGCTGCCACGGAATGGATCTGGCTCATCCATGACGACGCCGCACCGGCTCCGGAAGCATTGGCCGAGCTCCTGGGTGCCGTGGAGCGGGCACCCTCAGTCACAGTTGCGGGCTGCAAACAGCTGGACTGGCACGCAGGGCGCCGCCTCATTGATGTGGGGCTGTCCACCAGCGGCTGGGCCGAACGGCTGACGCTCATTGATGCGGACGAACTGGACCAGGGCCAATACAACGGACGCAGCGATACCTTCGCGGTGAATTCAGCCGGCATGCTGGTCCGCCGTGACATCTGGGAACACCTGCAGGGCTTTGACCCCGCGCTGCCGGGCAGCGGCGATGACGTTGACTTCTGCTGGCGAAACCGCCTGGCCGGCCACCGTGTGGTGGTGGTTCCCACGGCACGTATGTTCCACGTAGCCCACAGGCCCCACGCGTTGGGCAACCCGGCCGCGGCCAGGAAGGCCCAGGTCCATCTGCGGCTCAAGCACGCTCCGCTGTGGAAGGTTCCGTTCCATGCCGTAGGCGCGCTGGTGGGCAGCATCTTCAAGCTGGTGCTCAGCATCGCAGTTAAGGATCCGGGGCACGGGTTCTCACAACTGGCCGCTACCTTTGCTGCCCTGGGCCGGCCCGGTGCCGTGGCCAAGGGCAGGCGGGTGGCCGCCAGCACCAGGAGGATCCGGCGATCCGTGATCCGGAAGCTGCAGACACCCCGGCGCGAGGTCTGGAACCACCGCAGATCGCTGATGGAGGCAATTGGCGCTGATGATGCTTCCGGTCAAGGCCTGGGGCAGGACCCCCTTGCCGACCAACCCAGCGGGGACTCTGCCGACGACTTTGCGGCCCTAACCACAACGGAACGTGGCTGGGTGGGCAACGGTGCCCTCGCCGCTGTCCTGATTGCCTCTGTTGCATCCCTCCTGGGGCTGGCGGGCCTATTCCGCGCCGAGGCTGTTTCCGGTGGCGGCCTCATCCCGCTCTCCTCGTCCGTCGGCGAGATCTGGCACCACGCCTCCAGCTGGTGGATCAGCCTGGGTGCAGGACTTCCTGGCAGGGGAGACCCCTTCGGTTACGTGCTGTGGATCCTGGGCCTTCTCGGCGGAGGCGACGCCAACGCCGCCATGGCCTGGCTCCTCCTGCTGGCGGCACCCCTTTCCGCGCTGACAGCATGGTTCGCGTCCGGGGCCCTCACCGCACGGCGCCGCTTCCGTCTGATCGCCGCGCTCTTCTGGGCGGCGGCGCCCGCGCTGCAGGTTTCCCTGAACCAAGGCCGGGTCGGGGCATTCGTGGCGCACCTCATGATTCCCCTGATGGTCCTGGCGCTGCTGCGCGCAACCGGCAGCGCGGTGGGTCATGGACGTTTTCTGCTTCCGTCGCCCGCGGAACGGCGCTTCACCGAGAAGCCACCGGTACGGCCGGGAATCAACGGGATGCCGTCCTGGACGGCTGCCGCGGCCGCGGGCCTGGCAATGGCCGTTGTTTGTGCTTCGGCGCCATCACTGCTGATACCCTCCGCCCTCATCATCGTGCTGTGTGGCCTGCTTCTCGGGCGCCGCGGGCGCACAGTTTGGTGGGCATTGCTGCCTGCCGCCGCCCTGTTCATTCCTTTCGGCCTGTCAACGCTGGACAGGCCGCGGGCCATCCTGGCGGACCCCGGTGTTCCCCTCGGGTTTGATGCTGCCCCGTTGTGGCAGCAGTTGCTGGGGCGGCCGCTGCCCTTCAGCCCTGAGGCCGGCCTGACGGGTCTGCCGTACTTCAGCGGCCAAGCCATTCCCTGGGCGCTCCTGCTCGCTCTGCTGGTGGGTGTTCCGGTGCTGCTCCTGGCCGCCGCTGCGCTGTTCGTCCCCGGCAAAAGGGCAGGAATAGCACGCGCACTCTGGGTATCCGCACTGGTCGCGCTTGCCGGCGGCTGGCTGGCCGGCCATGTTGCCACAGGTGCCAACGCCGACACCCTGGTGACGCCCTTTACCGGCCCCGCCGTTTCGGCCGCAGGATTCGTGCTGCTGGGAGCCGCACTCATTGGAGCGGAACGGTTGCTCGGCTTCGCGGAGATTGCTTCCAATGCCAGCACTCGCCGCAATGTCCTCGTCCGGTCAGCGGTGGCTTTGTCCATGATCATCCTCCTGGCCGGCCCGTTGGCCGGGATGGCCGCATGGTCCGCCCAGAACCTGCTGCGGTCCACGCCCTCAGCCGCCCAGGCGGAAGAAACCGGCCAGGAAGCACTGGGCACCCCCCGGCTCGTGGAATCAGTCAGTCCGCGTACGCTGCCCGCCACCGCCATTGACAGGGGCACCGGGTCCGAGCGGACCCGCACACTGCTGATCAGCACGAAGGTAAACGGCACGTTTGACGCAACCCTGATGCGCGGCGCCGGAACAACACTGGACAGCCTCTCCACCATCGCCGCGGCGCGGGATATTTTGGGCGCTCCGGGAGCTGAAACTGTCCGGGAGGATGATGGGGTCACGTCGATCATCCGAAGCGTGGTTGCCACCATCGTGGCAGGGCAGGGCGTGGACCCCCGGCCTGAGCTGGAACAGCTGGGGATCGGATTTGTGGTCTTGCGGTCAGCGGATACCGCGGCGCAACTGACTGCCAGCCGGATGGATGCAGTCCCGGGCCTCGTCGCGGTTGGGCAGACGGATGTGGGCTGGCTGTGGCGGATCACGCCCCTTAACCAGCCGGTGCTTCAGCCCGCGGACGTTGCCCACCGGGCGCGGATTGTGGACGGAAAGGGCGCTGCGGTTTCGCTGCTCCCGTCCGGATACGACGACGTTGACACGGCAGTCCCGGCAGGGGCGGAGGGGCGGCTGGTGGTCTTGGCCGAGCGCGCTGATCCGGGGTGGAGCGCCTGGCTTGATGGGCGGAAACTCACGTCGACAACATCCGGCTGGGCGCAGGCGTTCACCTTACCGCCGACGGCAGGCCAACTGACCATTCGCTACGACAACCCTTGGTCAGTGTGGTCCGCCATTGGGCAGATCACGGTGATTGGACTTACCGTGATGCTCGCGATCCCCATGCCTGCCCGCCGGCCCAATACCGGCCTTTCGAGGGACGAAGGCTCCTTGCGTAAGGAACACCAAAATGCATGA
- a CDS encoding DUF5719 family protein, translated as MHESTPNEPGTDAVQAAPPPAHAPKAGDHPQPQPQHGSASRRKPSAGVLVRVLSAVAILASAGGLVTAASLAPQPAGDRTIPAALAAVPAGSSVGVCPGPARLLEGTEAGTDPQFSPESATAASAVTGAVMSAAGGDLPDSRLSALNGTNAVKIAKQAPAGATAGPQDLLAGVVPGRAVDDVSVLSAQAVDNQKASAAALVKYTATDGDLQGAAAANCQQPANDLWLAGASTKVGRTSLLVLSNASTTPATVSLELYGAKGQIHAPGSRGLLVAPGTTRSVVLAGLAPGEGQLSVHVRSVGGPVAAVVQQSVLRGLTPGGVDYIAPGAAPAARQVMTGLDIQDPAGIAAMTGQKGFEDAGPALQLTVPGASDAVVEVKMFGRDGQQALAGGGVVTAKAGAVTEISLAGVPAGHYTVSASSDVSFVAAARVTRGVNSEQVSDVAWSASASRLGSQHVVPVPPGGGRTLVFGALEDRATISYSAITADGTIHGAASADIAGGTTTSIQVPEKVEEAVVVGYVVSASGGAAYGALLLQQEGRDDISTLALTPAASGQEKVPVTLGY; from the coding sequence ATGCATGAGTCCACACCGAATGAACCGGGGACAGACGCTGTCCAGGCTGCGCCACCGCCGGCCCATGCCCCCAAAGCGGGAGACCACCCGCAACCTCAGCCGCAACACGGGTCAGCCTCCCGGAGGAAGCCTTCCGCCGGTGTCCTGGTCAGGGTCCTGTCCGCTGTGGCGATTCTTGCGTCCGCGGGCGGACTGGTGACCGCGGCCTCCCTGGCCCCGCAACCCGCCGGTGACCGGACGATTCCGGCGGCGCTGGCGGCTGTTCCCGCCGGCTCAAGCGTTGGGGTGTGCCCCGGGCCCGCCAGGCTTCTTGAAGGTACTGAGGCAGGAACGGATCCGCAGTTCAGCCCCGAATCGGCCACGGCGGCCAGCGCAGTCACGGGGGCGGTCATGAGTGCCGCCGGCGGCGATCTGCCGGACAGCCGGCTCTCGGCGCTGAACGGGACCAACGCGGTCAAGATCGCGAAACAGGCTCCGGCGGGAGCAACGGCGGGCCCGCAGGACCTCCTGGCGGGTGTCGTCCCGGGCCGTGCGGTGGACGACGTCAGCGTGCTGAGCGCCCAGGCGGTGGACAACCAAAAAGCATCGGCGGCTGCACTGGTGAAATACACGGCCACCGATGGGGACCTTCAGGGAGCTGCGGCCGCCAATTGCCAGCAGCCGGCCAACGACCTGTGGCTGGCCGGAGCCAGCACCAAGGTGGGCCGCACCTCGCTGCTGGTGCTCAGCAACGCTTCCACGACGCCGGCCACCGTCAGCCTGGAACTCTATGGCGCCAAAGGCCAGATCCATGCACCGGGAAGCCGCGGCCTGCTGGTGGCCCCCGGCACCACCCGGTCGGTTGTCCTGGCCGGGCTGGCGCCTGGCGAAGGCCAGCTCAGTGTGCACGTCCGCAGTGTGGGAGGCCCCGTCGCCGCCGTCGTCCAACAAAGTGTCCTGCGGGGACTTACCCCCGGTGGTGTGGACTACATTGCGCCGGGGGCTGCCCCCGCCGCCCGACAGGTAATGACCGGGCTGGACATCCAGGATCCCGCCGGAATAGCTGCGATGACAGGGCAAAAAGGCTTCGAGGATGCCGGTCCTGCCTTGCAGCTGACAGTACCGGGGGCTTCGGACGCCGTGGTGGAAGTCAAAATGTTTGGGCGCGACGGCCAGCAGGCGCTTGCGGGTGGAGGCGTGGTCACGGCAAAAGCGGGGGCGGTAACCGAGATTTCGCTCGCGGGAGTTCCGGCGGGACATTACACAGTTTCCGCCAGTTCCGACGTATCGTTTGTGGCTGCGGCGCGTGTAACCCGCGGGGTCAACAGTGAACAGGTGTCCGACGTCGCGTGGTCAGCGTCCGCCAGCCGGCTGGGCAGCCAGCATGTTGTGCCGGTGCCCCCGGGAGGCGGAAGGACTCTGGTCTTCGGGGCCCTGGAGGACCGTGCCACCATTTCCTACTCTGCCATCACGGCTGACGGCACGATTCACGGGGCAGCATCGGCCGACATTGCAGGCGGGACAACAACCTCCATCCAGGTTCCGGAGAAGGTGGAAGAGGCCGTGGTAGTGGGGTACGTGGTGTCAGCTTCCGGCGGTGCTGCGTATGGGGCGCTGCTGCTTCAGCAGGAGGGCCGCGACGACATCTCCACGCTGGCCCTCACGCCCGCAGCGTCAGGACAGGAGAAAGTCCCGGTCACACTGGGTTACTGA
- a CDS encoding metallopeptidase family protein: MQSSNHDSAFTVRLADPGASSEGTGSGPLGRSFAMRRRNRHGRGLRGELMLPTHPGYRTRSDRFDDMVLDSAQRLHDIWGKTLDGVRFAVDEIPPQLERLVADSAPPPMGSYTPATSEEGPVITLYRRVVEQGCASREELQDLVHDVVVEHTAEMLGVAPETLDPVYRRRY, encoded by the coding sequence ATGCAGTCATCGAACCATGATTCAGCTTTTACGGTCCGGTTGGCTGACCCGGGTGCCAGCAGTGAAGGTACCGGTTCGGGCCCCTTGGGCAGGAGCTTCGCGATGCGCCGCCGGAACCGGCACGGCCGCGGCCTGCGCGGGGAACTGATGCTGCCCACCCATCCCGGTTACCGGACACGGTCCGACCGCTTTGACGACATGGTGCTGGACTCCGCGCAGCGGCTCCACGACATCTGGGGCAAGACCCTCGACGGCGTGCGGTTTGCCGTGGACGAGATTCCCCCGCAGCTTGAGCGGCTTGTAGCGGACTCCGCTCCGCCGCCGATGGGCTCCTACACCCCGGCAACCTCCGAGGAAGGACCCGTCATCACGCTGTACCGCAGGGTGGTGGAGCAGGGGTGCGCCAGCCGGGAGGAGCTTCAGGACCTGGTCCACGATGTTGTGGTGGAACACACCGCCGAGATGCTGGGCGTGGCACCGGAGACCCTGGACCCCGTTTACCGGCGACGTTACTGA
- a CDS encoding DUF3499 domain-containing protein, with protein MGAIRECSRSACRQSAVATLTYVYADSTAVLGPLATYAEPHCYDLCEQHAGSLTVPRGWEVLRLAMPNTPQQPGPDDLLALANAVREAAALPPQAQPAQAHRSIHSTLEAPARTDGARRGHLRVLREPS; from the coding sequence GTGGGAGCTATCCGTGAATGTTCAAGGTCAGCGTGCCGTCAATCGGCGGTGGCTACTCTGACGTACGTCTATGCAGATTCCACCGCTGTACTGGGTCCGCTGGCCACCTACGCTGAGCCGCATTGTTACGATTTGTGCGAGCAGCACGCGGGCTCACTGACCGTGCCGCGGGGGTGGGAAGTCCTCCGTCTGGCGATGCCAAACACGCCGCAGCAGCCCGGACCGGACGACCTGCTGGCTCTTGCCAATGCTGTGCGGGAGGCCGCGGCCCTTCCGCCGCAGGCTCAGCCGGCCCAGGCCCACCGCTCGATCCATTCAACCCTGGAAGCCCCAGCCCGGACGGACGGCGCCCGCCGCGGCCATCTCCGTGTGCTGCGTGAACCTTCCTGA
- a CDS encoding Trm112 family protein translates to MPKIRPELLSVLRCPVTGSPLVQEGEELVSTAAGESGVKLRYTIEDGIPLLLPPELLQAAKAAGSDEHDAAEHDAVERYPVEYYQAGHDPAAGAAPTS, encoded by the coding sequence ATGCCAAAGATCCGTCCTGAACTGTTGTCCGTCCTGCGGTGTCCTGTTACGGGATCTCCATTGGTCCAGGAGGGCGAAGAACTCGTCTCGACGGCGGCGGGGGAGTCCGGCGTGAAGCTGCGCTACACGATCGAGGACGGGATACCCCTGCTCCTGCCGCCGGAGCTGCTGCAGGCAGCAAAGGCAGCCGGTTCAGATGAACACGACGCTGCTGAGCACGACGCAGTGGAGCGCTACCCCGTTGAGTATTACCAGGCCGGGCATGACCCCGCCGCCGGCGCAGCCCCCACTTCCTGA